From the genome of Macaca thibetana thibetana isolate TM-01 chromosome 8, ASM2454274v1, whole genome shotgun sequence:
agcgagactccatctaaacaaaacaaaacaaaacaaatcaaaaacagTGGGGACCAGGCAGAGAAGCTAATGCACTAAAGGCcgtggtgggggtgaggggaacaTGGCCACGGGGCAGCTGCCGAGAGGAGTGAGCTGGAGGTGAGGATGGCAGTGACAGGGGAACTGCTATCACCGGTGATGGCCTCATGGGGACTAGAGATTggtgtggggagggtggggtaTGTGCTGTCCACACGATGACAGAGGCAGGCGACATGATGTCAGCAGTGGGGGGGACAGTGACATGCCATGTGACCTCGGGTTGGGGAGAGTGGTGGGGGGTGTGGCCTCAGGAGTTGGGGAGGGAATGGTGGTATGTGTGTGACCTCAGGGGTGGTGGAAGGGGAGAGGGGTTGGGCAGTGACCCCAGTGATGGTGGGGAGGGTGGTGGGGTTGTGTCTTTGGAGTCCCATCTCTTCCTCTCACACTGGGAGGGTTAGAGTGGCCACAGGCAGGCGTGAGTGCCCTGGAGGTGGCTAAGGACTCGGCCACAGGCTGTCAGCCTCTCTCCTTGTGCTGAGAAGCTGAGGCTAAACTCAGCCCTCTAAGCTTGTCTGCTACCCGTGGCCTGACCTGGCCCGTCACCTCTCCCATGCACAGCAGCACCACCTAGGTGACCCAGAGCccccactgccacctccgccaCCCTGGCTTGAGGCCTCACTGGGTCTGGGCCCCATGCCCTCTTCTCCTCAGGGCCCCTCCCAGCTGCCCAGCACCCCCGTCCTGGGGATCTGAAGCCCATGGAGCCGGTTTCTCTCTGGAGCTTCGTGGAGCGCCCCCAGTCCCCCGCCTTCCGCGGCTCCCCTCCAGGATCAACCCCCGGGCTCTCTGGACCTCTACGCCATGTCTGCAGATGATCCGCGGGTGCTGTCTGCGCTTGAGGACAGCTGTAGCCTCGCCAGCCCACTGGCCATCGTGGCCCACCTCGTACAGGCACAGATCCTGACCATGGCCGTGGGGAACAGGGAAAACACTGCTCCGGGGACTGTGGGAGGGTGCGGTGGGACGAGGGTGTTGGACAGGGCCTGACCCCCAACACCTGCAGGTGGTGTGCGTTCACTCGTCTTCTGGAACTGCTGGCTTGAGGTGGCAGGAGGGGCTGGGAAGGGGTGAGGAGGAGAGTGAAGTAGGGGACTCTGCCCTTGGCTCACCTCGGTCTGTCCCCAGCCCCCACAACCCATCCATTCTCGTGCCCCCCAATCCATCTCCAATCCCACTCCCAGCCCTGTCCATCCCCAGgcccctgctcccacccctccCCGCTCCCTCTTCCTGCGTTAATCCTGCTCACTGCTGACCCAAGCAAAACGGAGTCCGCCTTCTCCCTTCTCGGCAGTTTTCTGTTGGCAAAGCAGAAAGGAAGGCAACTCAGGCTCAgcccagcctcctgcctgggGAGCACTCTGAAAATGGAGCATCACCCCGTGGGCCTGGCGCCTGGGCAGGGTGCACACACGGTCCCGGTGCACCCTCGGCCCCTGCGCTGCTCAACATCCATCGTCGGCCCTGGCTCTGCGTGGGCATGGGGAGTGGGGTCTGGACCATACCGTGGCCTCAGCAGCTCCTAGGCTCCGGCCCCTCCCTCCTAGGCAACATATGCCCGACACACTCAGGCACTCATGGACATGCTGGTGCCGTCCCTGCCCTCGGCCCGTCTGTGACACCGTGACCAAAGTGATAAGGCTGGGCCAGAAAGTGGGGGCTAAGGCCCATGCATGGGGTGTGGCCAGGCCAGGCCATCTGAGGAAGGGACACTAACCTGCCCCTAAAAGCCAAAAAGGTGCTAGCCAGAAACGCCCAGGAGTGTGCAAGTAGGACTTCAAGGGAAGAGAATGGGCTCTGCAGATGGCAAGGTGTGGCGCTTTGGGGGGTGAGGCAAGCACCAACACATGCTGCTGCAGGGACAGCCTCGAGCCGGCCCCTCGGGGCAGCTGTGCCCCCTGGGAAGCCTCAGCCAGTGGCTCTCACCGCACAGCCTGCAGACTGAGCGCTCCCCAGCGGCCAGCCCTGCCTTCCCCCAGCCTCGCCCTGATCCTGCTttgctccccagcctgggcaggtGGGACAGGACCCTGACCTGCCGCCTCCTGCTAGGGCAGGCTCAGCACAGGTGCCGCCCTGTGTGCTGGCCCCAGGGGCTGCACTGCCCTCTGGCGGGGCACAGGCCACAACTGGCCCCGGGGGTGAAGCTGCAGGTCCTGCCAGGCCTGGCATCACACCCTTGACTAGTCCTCAAGGCCTCCTAGAGCCTCCTGGAGCCATGGTGATGTCTCCCCAAATCCGCCCACCACTGCCGACTCAGCTGCCAGTGTGGACGTGCAGTCCCTGGGGGGGCTGGACAGGGTAGTCCCCTGTCCAGCAGGCCCCTGTGCCCAGCAGGCAGCCACCAGCTGCTGCAGGGGTGAGGATGGGATGGGGCGCGGTCCCTTCCTGCAGCCCAGGGGCTATCTGGCAGGACTCCCACAGAGGCTGGAGGGCGTGGTCCAAGCCTGAGGGGCTGGGCTGGTAGGCATCTGGGGGGCGTGGTCCAAGTCTGAGGGGCTGGGCTGGTAGGCATCCGGGGGGCGTGGTCCGAGCCTGAGGGGCTGGGCTGGTAGGCATCCGGGGGGCGTGGTCCGAGCCTGAGGGGCTGGGCTGGTAGGCATCCGGGGGGCATGGTCCGAGCCTGAGGGGCTGGGCTGGCAGGCATCCGGGGGGCGTGGTCCGAGCCTGAGGGGCTGGGCTGGCAGGCATCCGCTTTCTGTTCTGGCGTGGGGCTCACTGCTGCCCCAGGAGCAGCCCCAAgtggcaggtggggagggggacccccctcctgcccagccctgccttgATTAGAACTCAGGACTCCAGATCCCGGGACCTCCGCCCCCCTCCCCGTGGCCGGCAGTAGGATCTCAGGGCCTCCCACATCGCCACAGCACCCCTGTGCACCAGGCTTCCTCCACTTCACAGGATGGAGGCGGTGACAGGAGCCGGGTCCCAGCCACGTGTGACTCCAGCTGCGAGGCCCCCACTCTGTGGCAGAGGGACCGGATGGCGGGGAGGCAGCCCCAAGGGAGACCCCTGAGGGGGCAGCAGGGGACAAGATGGCCTGGGGCAGAGAGCAAGGCCAGGATCACAGGCCCAGGCTTGGTGGCAGCcaggggaggggtgtgtgtgggcaGGGGTGGGATGGGTTGGGCGTACCCCAGGGGTCTGTGGTGGGGAGGGGCATGCTCTCCGGGCAaaagccccctcccccagcctatGGTGGCCTGGCGCCCACCGTGCAGGAGGCAGGTGGCAGCTCTGTCCCCACCTTGGGTCTGGACAGGCCACAGGAGGTGGCCTCCTTGATGCACAGTTTTATTAACCAAATTAATATGTGCTGGGGAGACCTGCATGACCTTGGCCCATTCTGCTGAGACAGGGATTTTCCCAGGAGGGCAAATGGGGGACCTGGACCCCCACCCCGGCTCAGGAAGGCTGGAGAGCCTCACCCTCCCGCCCAGGAAGATGGCACCACGGCGCCTGCATCTCTGGGACCCCAAACACCCCACTCGCACCCCCATTTTCCTGGCTGAAGCACGAGGGAGGTGGCAGCACAGGGTCCTGGACCCTGGAACTGGAGCTTGGGATGCAGGGCGGGTTGCTCCCACCTGGGGACCCTCGGAAGGGACTGGACGAGAGGGCAGGGGTCTTGCAGAGCTGGGGGCTGCCTTGCTACCCGGGGTCTGTGCCTCAGCCCTCCCAAGGTGCACCTGCCTGTGCCGCCACCCAGGGCTGCTAAGCAGGTGGCGGCTGCCCCCTGGTGGCTGCAGGGAATGACTCCCACCAGCCCTGTCCCTTTCAGAACGTGCTGGGCCCTGGGGCCCTTGGTGAGGACCCCCACTCAGGCTCCGTGGCTGCTCTCGGGTGCAGCTCGGGCCTGCCCTGCTCTGCAGCCCTTCCCACCCCCTCCCCTTGGTGCCCAGGTCCTGAGCCCACTGCTGTGGGGGTCTTGGGGGCGGTGCTCCTGCTGACTGCCTTTGGGGGCCATTGTCCACCCAGTCTATGGAGGCCTGGAGGCAGCCCCCACTTCCCCTGCTTGAAACACTGAGAGCTCACGGCCTGTGGAGGCCCGCAGGAGCGGCGCAAGCaggctggggagggctgggggcccGTGCAGGCCCCAGGCTCAGGGAGAGGTGACATGCTCAGGAGCTGGAGGGTGGCACCTATGGTCGGAGCAGGACAGCAAGGTGGGCAGCAGGGCTGGCAGGCTTAGGGCCACCATGAGACCTGGGCCACAACACTGGGGACTCCTGGGCAAAGGGGACACTTGCTGGGATGACCAGCACAGGGCCCGGGGTGACAAGCACAGGGTGCAGAGGTGGGGAGTCCCTTGTTCTATGCACAGACAGGACAACAGGAGGTATTTTCAGGGAAGGCCGTGTCTGGGACCCGGCCTAGGGGTCTGTGGATGCTGTGGGTGTGCCTGGCTGCTGCATGGTGGCATGGTGGAGGGGCAGCGAGCGAAGGGGTGCCCAGCAGGAGTCACTGGGCACCAGGCAGAAACTTGGCCGGAGGCAGGACTGAGACCTCAGGGTCTGTGCCCAGGGCAGCAGCAGGGTGGACAGAGCCCGGGGGCACAGACGTGATGGCTGTGAGGAGCACCTCCTGTGAGGAGCCCTCAGGGTGGGGCAGCCCCAGGAAGCTGACCTCAGACCGGCAGAGGGACTGGCACCCTTCCTGTGTGTGGATGAAGAGGCCACAGCTCCCATCACTGGGCTCAGACAGGTCTGACCATAGTCTTTAATGGGCAGGCAGGTGCCCGAGGCAGCCTCTGGCATGAGGCGGGGCAGGCATTGCCCAGAGGTCCTCTGGGTGGGGAGGGCATGCTTGGTGCTTCCCACCAGCTGGAGCCAGGGCTGAGGTGTGCAGGGAGCCTGGCCCTCACAGCCACCCTGGGCACTTCGAGGATGAGGGCAGAGCTGGCTTCACTGGGGCACGGGGCTGGGAGCAGCCTCCAGGCTTGCCCTGCTGGGCTTTTCGGCTCCAGCTGAGGAGGGGCCGGGGGCTGGCCCACGTGGATTCCGGGGTCTTGCAGCCATGCTCCCTCTGGCTGCTTAGAAGCCCCCTGGGGCCCAGCAGGGCGGGTCGGCGGTCCCCCTGTAGCAGGGACAGAGATAGACTGTGGTCAGCCACTGCTGGCCTGTCCCCACCTGCAGCCAGTCTGGGAGGGGTGAGAACCACCTGGAAGGGGCTGGCACACTGGGGCTTGTTTGGGGGCTCCCATCAGGGTGACCACATAGTAGGGGCCCCACGGGTTTCACCCAACCCTGGTTCAACCATGCTGGGTAGATGAAACTTCTGGGATGGAGCACCTGGCCCAGAAGCCTCCAGTCTGAGGATACAGAGGCCCAGTGAGGGGTGGGCTCAGCATCCTCGGGGTCAGGGCAGGAGCCCTCAGATGGAGGCCACAGCACAGGTGGCCCCTGCCCAGGAGGCGGCCCGGGGAGGGTTACCCGCAGCCCCACCTCCCCTTCCCAATGCTGCTCAAGCATCCAGGGCACGCCCAGGGCCAGGGTGGGGACGGCAGGCTGGGGACCACCCCTCCGGGGCCCCCAGGGCTCACCAAGGTGGGCAGCCTAGAGCTGGGCAGCACTGACACCACCTGCAGGCTGGCACCCGCCTCTCCCGCAGCCTTCAGCTCCGCCACCACCTCTGCGTGTCTCCACCACCTGCACGGCTGCCCGTTCACTGACACAATGTAGTCACCCTCCTTCAGGCCGGCCGCCTGTGGGGAGACTTGGATGGTGAGGCGGGGACAGGACACCCTGCCTGGCACTGGGGACTCAGCCTCAGGGGGCCGGTGGGGCCCTTACCGCGGCCTGGCTCCCTGGAACGACAGCAGCGATGAGGACAGGCGAGTCTCCCCGCAGCGTGAGGCCGAAGCCCCCCTCCCCTCGGGTCAGGTGGACGGGCCCCGCCAGCCGCCACCGGTTCTTGGCTGAGAACACAGACAGGGGCCCCTGGCGGGGGCTCAGAGGTCAGAGGCCCAACTGGGTCATACACTGAGGAGACCCCGCCTAATCAGCACGTCCATCCAACCTGTGCACCGAGGGACGCCGTGGGGTTCCACAAGGAGGGTGGGCAGGGCTGGACCGCCATCAACGGCCTGAGGCCACGTGCTGGTCAGAGCCACGCAGCCCGAGCTGCCCGTGCTGGGGGTGTCTGGGGACGGGTGTGCTCACCAGCCGATGGAAGATGTCAGGCCCCTTCCCCGGGGACAGGCGCGGCGTCCTGGCCTCTGGCTTCTGGTGGGTCTTAGCTGAGAGGGTGGAAGAGCAGAGCTAAGCTGGGAGCCTGTGGAGACCTGCCCCGGGGATTTTCCAGGGCGCAGGGCATGACCCCGAGCGCACACAGGCCCTGCCTCTGACCTTCTGGCCTGGCCGCACTGCAATGGCGGGGGGAGCTGCCCCAGGTGCCCTGAACACATAGCCTCCTCTGCCACAAGTGGCTCCCAGAATCCCTCCCTGAAGTCCCAGGTGTGCCTGTCCCGGGTCTGTGGGCTTCCCCTCAGGGTAGGCcagtgcagggagggaggggctgaggggcGTGGCCATCCCCCAGGCCCCTGAAGGGCCCGGCAGCTCTGTGGGCCTGAGATTGCGGCCTGGAAAGTGCTACTGCTGTTGAATTCATCGTGGCGATTGCATCTTTAAGGCAATCAGCCTCCCTTTCTCCAGGATGAAGGCCCCCACCCTGGCCGGGGATGCAGCCACCCACACAGGCCCTGGCTGCTCACGCTGGATGTCTGGGGCCTCGGCAGTCTCACAGAAGTCATCCTCACGGTCAAGCTCCGCGTACTTGGCCAGTGAGCGCTGCAGCGTCTGGGCGACCACAGCCCGCAGCAGGTCCACCTCTCGCAGGACGCGGCACAGGGCGTGCAGCCGCAGcgcctcctcctgccccaggatGGCGCGCTTCAGGTGTGCCTTGCCTGTACGCGGGGCACTGGGACGTCACATACCATGTGGGCCTGTGGGCCCTGGTACGTGGCAGAAGGAGTGGGCAAAGCCAGGGCTGTGGGGCTCATCACAGCCACTTTTGCTGTAGGCGTATGCCACAGGGGTGAGGAGCTGGCTGTGCAGGAGGGCTCTGCCTCATACAGAGCAGGGGCCAGGGACAAGCTGCTCCCAGGGGTCTCCCACCTGCTCAGAGGCTGCCAGCACTCCTGGGGCCCCTGTGCTGGACCGTCACCCATCAGGCACAGGGCATCCAGGGATAGGTAGGTGGCCCAACTCGTTAGCATGGGGACACCAGGTGGCAAACAGCGTGAGTGTGGTGGGGGACACCCTGCCACTGTTGGTGACCACCTGAGCCCCCAGGGCCCTCCATCCATGGGCGCCTTACCAAGCTGCCTGCGCTCCTCCAGCTCCTGTGGCAGCACAGGGCCTTGGGGCTTGCAGGAGGTGGGGGGCTGGAGGAAGACCTGCTCGTGTGTGGGGAGCTCTCCCTCGGTCGCTGCTGGGGGACAGAGAGGCCATGAGCCCTGAGTGGGGGGCCTTTGCAGCATCATGGGCAAGTGCGGTGGGCACTCACGGGAGCCGTCGCAGAGGGCCATGGCTACGTGGTAGTGGGCCAGGGAGCGGAAGTACTCGGCCTTGACATGCACCAGGGCAGTCCAGGAGACGGGCATGTAGTCGTGGACGGGTGGCTGGGCCATGGTCTGGTGCACTAGTCTGTACTCGGCTGCCACCTGCCGGTGGACATGGCAGGCACGCGAGGGCCTCCCGCTCTCCGGTGGTGACTGCCTCTCCCTACCCAGCCTCCACCCGCTCCGACCACCATCCCAGCAGCCTCCCTGGCACCCCAGTTCCTGCCGCTTCATGCCAttccctggaggcagaggcttgGGCGCCCAGGTTCCTGACCAGCCCCCCAGGGAGCAGGACAACAGCCGGCTTGGGGCTGACACACAAGGAAGGAGGCGGGAGAGCTCACGCTTGCCTGGACCTGGGCTCTGGCCCCAGCTCGGCCCCACCCCCTGCACCCTGACACGGGTGCCCGAGCTCACCTGGGCAGCCTCCTGCGCCAGGCGCAGCTGGGCCAGGCAGTCTTGGGGGGCCATGGAGGCAGGGGGTGAGAGACCCTCAAACACACATTCCTGGGCCTGGGCCATCATGAGCTGCTCCAGTGCGCAGAGGGACGCAGGGCTCATGTCTGGGCTCGGCGCATGGGAGAAGTTctccctcaggaggctgaaggtcCCTGCGGAGGGAGGGGTGCTCACACAGGCAGGGCCCTGACCTGCCCATCTCTGCCCCATgcagcactcagggaggccagCTAGGGCCGCTCCTGGGACACGCATGGGCCCGATGTGCTCAGCCCCCCTACCTGAGGGACTGACGTCCTAACCACCCCCCAGCTCCTGCCCTGCAGAAGGGGCTCTGCAACACCCTGGCACCACACCCTGCCCCCCCGCGGCCCGGGCCGCCCTCACCAGCGGCCCTCTGGAAGGCCTCCACAGCGCGGTGGGCACCCTCGGCGCAGGAGCGGTTCTGGCGCGCCCCAATCTGCGTGTGGAGGGCGCCGATGTTGAAGAGAACGCTGCCCTTCTCGAAGGCCAGGGCGCGCTGCTGGGCCGGGACCCCAGTAAGCGAGTCGTACCTGCAGTGTCGGGTCAGGCTGGGCGGAGTTCCCACAGTTCCCGCGGCCAGGCCTCCTCTCCCCAGGGTGCCCCCGCCCGCAGAGCCCCTACCAGTGGAAGAAGAGCCCGAGGCTCCTGGCAGGGGTGAGGAAGCGCACATCCAGGAAGCACAGCTGGTTATAGTAGGCTGTGAGCAGCTCCAGGCCCGCCTCATTCCGGCTGGGGGTCCGCATGGCCTGCAGGGCAGGAGCCGCTGGGCCCCACCGCCCTGGTCCATCCCACTCACACACACTGCCCTGGGAAGTCCCGTGGGCATCAGCACCATGGGGGCGGGGAGGCAAAGCCAGCGGGGCCCTGGGCAGCCGAAACTCCCAAAGGCCAGCAGCGTGCGGCACCGGGGCCACCTGCCAGCCCCTCGACACACCCCGGCTGGGTCTGCACACACAGGGTCCTTGGTGCGCCCGTCTCCCCACATCCTCCAGACGTCCACACTGAGCTCCGCCGTCTGTTCCTGACTTAAGCCTCAGCCTCTGCATGTGTCTCCCAGGACTGCAGGAGGGTGGGCGGGCGGGGGAACCACACACCTGCCGCAGGGCCTCCAGCTCTCTGATTTCTGCCTCGTAGGAAGCGCCGTCCTCTCCAAAGTGCACCGAGATCAGCTCCTGATGGGGGGCAGGTGTTGGCATCCACAGtacccctgtgcctggcctccttccctGAGGTGTCCCAACCCACCGTGGGGAAAGACTCATGGTGGAGGAGGGCTGTGTCGCACAGCAGGCTGGCTGCCATGCAGGGTGGGGGCCCTGGGCCCCTCAGGAGAAGCCCCAGAGAAGGGCTGGGGCCAACTGTACGGAGGGACCTGGTGGGTTGATGCAGCTTGGAGCCCCTCTGGCCCTGGGGTTTCCCATCACAGAGGTGGCGCCTGGAGACTCAGCGCTACTTTTATGTGCGTTTCCTTATTCATCCCCATGGCCGGGAGGCAGGTGCCATCTGCCACTCAGTGACTCCAACACTGAACACAGTCAGTGGCTCCTGCAGGGCCCTGCCGGGCAGTGCCAGTCTGTTCTGGGGTCTGAGCCCTCTCCAGGACCCTCATGAGTCAGTGCTGGGTGTGTGGTCCCAAGCCGGTGGTGCCCTCTGTGGGCGAATCTGGACCCTGTGCCCCGGCTGGGGCTTCCAGGCCCCATCCTCTTAGGGCATTGCCTGTCCGAGGGCAGGCCATGTGTTCATACCCACTCTATGGGATCAGCCCCAGCCTGCGGCGCAGGCACCAGAGCGGGCCCTGAACGCAGCAGAGGCTGGGTCTCTGTGGCCACTTCTGCCAGGTCCCTGGTGTCCCTTtcagccctccctccctctgggcctcagtttccc
Proteins encoded in this window:
- the RHPN1 gene encoding rhophilin-1; the encoded protein is MILEERPDGAGAGEESPRLQGCDSLMQMQCGQLQSRRARIHQQIDKELQMRTGAENLYRATSNNRVRETVALELSYVNSNLQLLKEELEELSGGVDPGQHGSEAVTVPMIPLGLKETKELDWSTPLKELISVHFGEDGASYEAEIRELEALRQAMRTPSRNEAGLELLTAYYNQLCFLDVRFLTPARSLGLFFHWYDSLTGVPAQQRALAFEKGSVLFNIGALHTQIGARQNRSCAEGAHRAVEAFQRAAGTFSLLRENFSHAPSPDMSPASLCALEQLMMAQAQECVFEGLSPPASMAPQDCLAQLRLAQEAAQVAAEYRLVHQTMAQPPVHDYMPVSWTALVHVKAEYFRSLAHYHVAMALCDGSPATEGELPTHEQVFLQPPTSCKPQGPVLPQELEERRQLGKAHLKRAILGQEEALRLHALCRVLREVDLLRAVVAQTLQRSLAKYAELDREDDFCETAEAPDIQPKTHQKPEARTPRLSPGKGPDIFHRLGPLSVFSAKNRWRLAGPVHLTRGEGGFGLTLRGDSPVLIAAVVPGSQAAAAGLKEGDYIVSVNGQPCRWWRHAEVVAELKAAGEAGASLQVVSVLPSSRLPTLGDRRPALLGPRGLLSSQREHGCKTPESTWASPRPLLSWSRKAQQGKPGGCSQPRAPVKPALPSSSKCPGWL